The nucleotide sequence CTTTCAGCAACTCTAGCGTATAATCAAATAAACCGGTATTATCTGTCTTGAAATTGATGATACCATCTTTTTTGATCATTGGTTTGTACAATTCCAAAAACCGTGGACTGGTCAAGCGCTTCTTCTCATCACCATCTCTTGGTCTTGGATCAGGGAAAGTAATCCACAACTCACTGATTTCCCCTTCCGAGAAAAACTTGTCCAAATGTTCGATTTGCGTTCTGAGAAAGGCCACATTCTCTAGTCCCTCAGCTATGGCTATGGTGCTGCCCTTCCAAATCCTGGACCCTTTTATATCTACTCCTATGAAGTTCCTCTCACGATAGTGTCTGGCAAATCCTACGGTAAACTCCCCTCTTCCACAGGCCAATTCAACCACTATAGGATGATCATTTTGAAACTGTTCCTTATTCCAGTTTCCCTTAATCTTTTCAAAAATCTCTTTGCCCTCCTGAACTACGTTTCGGTTCTCTTCATTGGCCTTAAACCTGGCAAGCTTATTTCTACCCATTTTATAAATTATCAATTTCCGCGACCACAAAGGTACTTCCTCCCACAAAAATTAAGTCCTTTTTATCCGCTTTTTTTATCGCTTCGGCCAATGCTTTATTAACATCTTTAATCACGGCACCTTTTAATCCCTGCCTTTCCGCCTGTTCTTTCAACTGTTCTGCCTCTAAAGCCCTGGGGATGTTAGCTTGACAAAAAGTATAATCCGCATCTTTTGGCAACAATTCAAGCACTTTTGTAATGTCCTTGTCATTGACCATACCTAGAATCATATGCAACTTGCGGAAATCCATTTCCAGTATTTGGGACACAATCATCCCAATCCCATCAACATTATGGCCAGTATCACAATAGACCAAAGGTGCTTCCTGCAATTTTTGGAACCTCCCTTTCAAGCCTGTAATTTTTGATGCATGAGCCAATCCCTTTTGGATATGTTTATCCCCTATTGCAAGGCCTTGGTCTCTCAATAGCTCTATACACATTAAAACTCCAGCTAGGTTTTTGGACTGATACCTGCCTAAAAGATCAATTGAAACAAAGCTTTTCCTATTATTATTAAAAACCTGATATTCGGATAATAAACCATCATTAATTAAACCTTTAAATGAAACGAAATAATTCTCATCCGCAAAATATATTGGGGACGAACGTTCATTGGCAATTTCTGAAAAAACAGGTTTGGTTTCTTCTTGGCTTTGACTGATTACAACTGGTATTTTGGACTTAATTATTCCTGCCTTTTCAACAGCAATTTGTTCTAAAGTATTTCCCAAAAACTGGGTATGGTCCAAGCCAATATTGGTAATTAAACAGAGTTCAGGTTGTAGGACATTGGTGCTGTCCAACCTACCTCCCATCCCTACTTCCACCACAGCATAATCCACCTTTTCATCAGCAAAATGTTTGAATGCCAAGCCCACAGTCATTTCAAAAAAGCTTGGCTTCAATTCATCCAAATATCCTTTATGTTCAGCAACAAATTCTACGACCTTATCAGTTGAAATTTCTTTCCCATTAATCTTGATCCTCTCCGTAAAAGACTTAAGATGTGGAGAAGTATAAAGCCCTACTTTATACCCTGACTCCTGTAATACCGCAGCAATGGCATGAGAAGAACTTCCCTTGCCATTGGTTCCAGCCACATGTATAGATTTGAATTTATTTTGGGGATTTCCCAAATGTTCACAAAGCTTTATGGTATTGCTTAGATCTTTCTTAAAGGCTGCTGCACCAATTCGCTGGAACATGGGCAAGGCATTGAACAGATAGTCCAACGTTTCCTGATAATTCATGTTCTATTAATCTACTTTGATAATAAAGGTAATTTTCCCTTCAGAATATTCAGCGGTTGGGTTGCCGCTTTTTCTTTTAAAATTAAGCTTATTGACCACGCCTCTATAATAGGCCAATACTTCATTGGTCACATTATATTCCAAAGGTATGGCTTGGGCAATGCGACCATTATCATCTACTACTATTTTAAAAACTATTCTACCACTTCTGTTAGAAACCCTGTCCTGAATATTAGGCTTGCTGGCAAAATCCCAGCCTGCTAGGTCCAAATTATAACCAGATCCATTTCCTGCATTACCTCCGCCTGACTGCAAAATGGAACGACCGTCAATGGTCCCTTCAGGATTTCCCTCATCACCTTTTTGAGTAGAATTTCCTTGATTACTTCCTGCTGAAGCTTGAGTACTGGTCCCTTTGTTTCCTGCTGCGCCAAAAATAGCCCTTTGATCAATCTTAGGCTTTTCTTCTACCTTCTCCTCAATCTTTTCTTCAACTTTCTCTTCGTTCTTTTCAACCGGTTCGGTAACAGGCTTAGTACTTTCTTCCGGCTTATTGGTTTCCTTAACCGCCTCAGTAGTCTTCTCAGCCCCCTTTAATGGACTTGCCACATTTGATTTGGTTTCAAGGCTGCTTTTAGATTCAGAAGGCTTGGGCTTAGTAGCAGGTTCAGGCTGTGGCTGTACCGCTGGTTGAATAGGCTCTGTTACCTGCTCCACAGGATTTCCCGGTGCGGGACTATCAGTATTGATTTCTGTACTTTCAGAAGGCGGAGTATCTGTTTGTTCATTACCACTTCCAGTATCGGTAAATCCAAGGTTCAATTCAAGCCCAAATTGGGCCATAGGGGGCACAGGCGGTCTCCAGACCACAATAAAGTAAATAGCCACCAAGACCAGTACATTAACTATAATGGTAATAATGGTAGCTTTCTTTTTACTGTCCAGCTCTTCCTTATTGATACCCTCTACTTCCATTCTTATTATTTGTAAGGTTTAGTAGCAATGGAAACATTAGCTTCCAATAATGCCGCTATACCTCCTATTTCAACCAGGTATTCCACAGGTACTTCCTTGTCAATATGCAAAACAACCTGTCCATCCTTACCTTTTAATAACTTGGTTAATTCACTTTTAATTTCCTCACGACTGATAATTTTGTCGTTAACGGAATATTTCAAGTCTTTGGTAACAGTAACAGTTACTTCCTGCATCACAATATCTGATGCCTCACTACTTGGTAGGTTTACAGGCAATCCTGAAGGGGTGATAAAGGAAGAAGTAAGCATAAAGAAGATCAACAACAGAAATATAATATCTGTCATAGAAGACATACTAAACGCCGCATCTACCTTATGTTTGGATTGTAGTGCCATATTATTTTTTGTCCTGCAATAAATCCATAAATTCCACAGTAGTATATTCCATATTGTGGATCAATTTCGATACTCTTGTTACTAGATAGTTATAGCCTAAATAGGCAATAATACCGACCACCAAACCAGTTGCAGTGGTAATCATGGCCTCATAAATACCTGTCGAAAGCAATTTAGGAGAAACCATTCCTTCTTCTTGGGCCACACCTATAAACGCCCTGATCATCCCTGCCACGGTACCCAAGAAACCAATCATAGGCGCAGCACCAGATACAGTAGCCAATAAGCTGAGGTTTTTCTCCAGCTTATATATCTCTATCTTACCAACATTTTCGATGGCCACTTCTATATTTTTGAGCGGGCTTCCTATCCTATCCAAGCCTTTGGCAATCATATTGGCCACAGGAGTATCTTCTCCCTGACAAATCATTTTTGCCCCACCAATATCACCGGTCTGTACCATCATCTTCACTTGATCTACCATTCCCTTAGGTGTCTGGGCTGCCTTTTTCAAGGTAATCAACCTTTCCACAAAAATAAATATTGCCAAAACAAATAAAGCATATAAGGGCAACATCATATAGCCCCCTTTAATCATCAAATCCATTAGGCCAATACTTTCAGTACTGCTTTCCATCACGGAAAGGGAATCCGCAACCAACGAATCATTGGTTGATAAAGTCTGTAGTAATATCATATTAGTATTTAAAAACCCATAAAGTTTCTTCAAAATTGGCCTGTTCTTCGTTGATCAGGGCCGTGGCATCTACCACATTGTCAAAATCCGCTATGGCCAACTTATAAAACGATGAACCATAGCCTGGTTGTATAATATAGGTGTTATATCCTTTTGTGTTTAATCTGTCTGAAAAGTCCTTTGCCAAATCCCCATCGATGAATGCACCAACCGTAACCAAATACCTTGGGCTGTCACCCTTTTCACTGATTCGTGTGAGACTCGGTGCTTCAGGTGCTGATTCAACCGGATCCGCAGGAACTTCTTCTACAACTTCTTCTTCTACATTTTCCGGTTCGCTTGGACTAATTGGTTCGGCATCTTGAGTTAAATAAGATTCAACATCTTTACTATCTCCATCACCTGTGAAATAATAAATTGAATAACCAATTACACCCAACAAGAAAATAAGTAAAATGATTATCCAGGCCCTGCTACCACTCTTTTCTTCCTTTTCTTCAGAGATTGATTTACTTGTTCCAGCACTGGTGGCAGCAACCGGAACTGCCTCATTTTTCTCTTCTTTAGGCTCAGGTTTTTCTTCTTTAGCTTCCACCTTTTCCTTTTGGGAGCTTGTCACTGGAATTGCAGCAGGAGGAGTTTCCTTCTCCTTCTCTACAGGTTCCGTGGTTTGCTCCTTTTCTATTTTCTTCTCTGGAACTGGCGTTACTTTAGGCTCAGGTTGCTCTTCTTCGCTAGAAATAGGAGTGATTTTAATTTCTGGCAAACCAAAATCCTTATCCTCTTCTTTTCTTTTTGAATGTTTATCCTGATCCTTTTTAGCCATTATATTCTTTTTTATCGGTGGATTAAATTGCTAAGCTAAGATAAAACCTGCAATTACTCAATAAAGCCATAAGTAATAATTACGCTTAAATATTTGCTTTAAATCAACCTAAAACTTAAAGGTCAAACCACCAATCCCTTGAATTCCACGGGATTGATAATTCCAATATCTTTCATTTTTTTGGTTCAATAAATTATTGCCATGGGCAAACACGGAAAACCTATCAGTGATTTTATAATCTACCTTAGCATTTAAATCAATGATCGGGCTAAGCGTATCTATATTATCAGCTCCAGTGAAGTTAATCACGTCGATCCCACCCATCATATCCAATCCAGCTTGTATTAACCACTTGTCATCTGGTGTGAACGTATTATGCACATTGATTTCCCACTTTGGCTTTTGCCATGCTCCTGTTTCGAAATCTGTATTTTCATCATCCTCAAACATATAATGATAATAATTGGCAGAAGCATTGATTTGATATTGACTTCCAAAACTATATCCGAGTGAACCGGTATAGTTTAATACCTGGGTATCATCATAAACGATTTGGAACCTAGTGCTATCATTCATACTGTTTCCGTAGAAGTGCATATTTTCATAATCGCCATAGGCTACTCCCAACTTATAAGTGAAAGCATCTTCAACACTACCTCTGATTCCCCCCTCAGCCTTAAATTTCTGTATGGTATTTAACAGCTGCTCGCTTGGTCCCAAATAGGGATTTTCCAAAGCAAAACCATAATAAGTATTTCTCTTTACATCACCTATATAACTTGCATACAAGGCAAATTCCTCTTGGAGATTATAACTCGCTTCAATGCTTGGAAAAATATGAAAATCATTGCCTTTATCCGCATAAACATCATTCTCTACTACCAAATTAGCTCCAGCTTTAACTTCAAAACTCTCGTTTTGATATTTCACATAAGGCGAGAATTTCACATAATTCCTATTTATATCTGAATAGGTAATATCTGAAGGAGAAGTTAAAAAGGCTGCTAGATCAACTCCTGCCTTAGTTTCATCATTGAAATTATAATAGGTTTTTCCAGAAAAATTAATTTCATGCTCCCTAGCATCATAGTCATCATTGAAAAGCCTTGCTCCCAATTTCAACTCATAGTTAACTGGATCATCCTTTTCAATATTCCTAATTCCTGCTTGACCATAAATTGTATGAAACAATTGTTGAATTTCATCTGCAATAACCTCTGTGCCTGGTGTGTATCCATAAAAATGGTACCTGTCCCTATCATAGCCTAATTTACCGAACACCTCGAAAAATTCAGAAAAGTAACTTGCACTTAAACGGAAATTGGTATGATCCTCTGCTGAGTTTTCCTTATCTACTGGCCCTTCATAAAATCCCAGATGTTTTAAGAAAAGACCAAAATTGAGATAATCACTTTCTACATTATTAATATGAAGTTCCGCCAAAGGTGACTGGTAATTTCCATAACCCAATTTTACCAAACCATGATTGAGGGCTTGAGTAGTAGAAGAAAATCTTTTTTGATAAGGCTTCAATTCAGAAATGCTCGGATCCAAAGTGAAAAAGAAATCCCTCACATCATAATTGAAGTTACCTTGTCCCTCTGGCTGTGGCAAATTAGGTGCGCTTTCAAAATTCCTTGGCCTTGTGGGCAAATTCAAAATACGATCCTTTCTAATGACAAATTCCGCATTGGTAACCTCACCGCGTTCATTGCCCTTATTCTCTTGGGCAAAGCTCAAAGAGGCAGTACCAATCAACAATAAACATATAATAATCAATGATTTATTCATCTCTATTTCAATAGTTTGTTCAAGCAAAAATTATTGAATCGTAACTAATAATTCTTGGGCTTCTTTCTTAATTTCCTCATTTTCAGAATTCTCAACAATAGACTCCAAGGTGGCCTTTGCTTGGAAATTCTCATTCAAGGCAAGGTAATTTTGGGCCAATAGTAAGAAGCATTTACCATACCAATAATCATAGACCGCATATTTATTTGAAAAGCTAAATATGGTTTCATTGGATTGGGTATAATTTTCTGCATCTTTCAATGATGAAGCCAATAAATAAAGGGCCTCAGCTCCTTGGATTGATTCACTTTCATTGATCAGCGCCATTAATTCATCCTGCGCACCTGCTGTATTGCCCGTTTTGATCAGGGATTTAGCTTTGATCAACTGAGCATTGGCTTGGGCATCTGTGGTGATATCCCCCAAGGCAATGACTTTGTCTGCAAAGAAACTAGCTGAATCAAAATTGCTAATCTCATAATATGCCGTCATCAGTCCTTTGAAAGCTTCATATTCTTCAATCCTGTCCCTGGCCACCTTTGCACTGCTTAAGAAATAAGGTATTGCTTTTCTATATTGCTTATTCTCAAGCTCAATCTCCGCAATTTTTTGAATGGCCTTGGATCTATGGCTTGAAGCTCCCATTTTTTCCAAATCATAGAAAGTTACCAAAGCTTTTTCCTTTTGACCTGAACGATAATAGGCATCTCCCATAAAGAAATAAGCTTCCTGTTTATTCCCAGAATTAGGATAGGCTTTCAAATAGTTATCAAAGGCTTGGATGGCCTGCTGATAAGACTGGCTAAAAAACAGGTTCTTTGCAGATTCAAACTCTACACTTTGTAAGCTTTCATTACTTGGATTGGCTTTCTTGTATTCAGACAGGTAATTGGAAAATTCTCCAGAGCGTCCCTGAAGCGTAAGTGCCTCCTGCAAACCGACCAAAGCTGCGTCAGCATTACTTGAGTTAGGATATTTGTTCAATATTCTTTGATAATCATTAATGGTTTGATCATAATTCTTCAATGAATAATTGGCTATCGCCCTGCCTTCCAAAGCAAAAGGTACAAATGGGCTATTGGGACTCTGATCGATCAAGGCAGAAAAACCATTTCTGGCTGCTTGGTAATTGGACTCTTCCATATTGATCTGGGCTTTCTGGAAAATTACATCATCCCTATATAGACTATTAGGGTATTTACTGATGGCCTTGTCCAATTCTGCAATGGCCTCTCTATTTCTGTTTTGGAAATTAAGCACCACACCGGCCATGTAATAAGCATAATCTTCGGATTTGTTCCTCTCAGTGATGGCCCTTCTAAATGTATTCAAGGCATCGTCAAATTTCTTCTGAATATAATAAGTGTCACCTAATCTGATCAGCGCATCATCATAATATCCATTGATATCAGTTTTCTTAATTTGCCTGATATAATTATTGAATTGCTTTTCTGCCTTAGCATATTGTTTGGTATTAAAATACGCATAACCCAAACCATAATAACTTCTGATCAATGCCGGATCCAGTGAAGTCAAACGCATATTGACTACCTGCTCATAAGACTTGATGGCCTGATTCAGATTACCATCTGCAGCATAAGCCTCCGCCTTCCAATAAAAAGCCTCATGAACAATAGTTTTGTCTATAGGATAGTTAATGGACTTATCAAAATAGGTAATGGCATTTTTATATTGCTTGTTTCTATAATAAGTCACACCTTGAAAATAGGTCACCTTCTGATAGGCCGCTCGAATCCTCGGTGACTTATCCTGCATCCCTTCTATATGGCTAATGGCCCTCAAATAATTATTGGTATTGATCAAGGCATCACTTAACAAGTTTTCTGCTTCGGCCCTATTGGCCCCCCTTGGATATTGATTTAAATAATTATCCAAAGCATTTACTGCTTCCTGAAAACTGCCTTTTTCCAAGCTTAGCTTAGCATAGTTGAATAACGATTCCTCTTGTATGGCGGCATCATAGGTACTTTTATAAGCCGCATTAAAACTTGTAGAGGCAAATTGTGGATTGTTTAACTTCAAATAGGAATGTCCCAAATAATAACTCGAAACTTGCCCCAACCGGTCTTTTTCCAGAGCCACCTTCTTAAAATAATTTGTCGCTTCCTGATATTTCTGTACTTTGAATTGTGCGACCCCGGCCTTGTACATTTGCTCACGGCTCATCTCTCCTCCTCCAGCTTTTGTAAAAGCGTCATAATAGGTCGCTGCATTGGTAAAATCCCTTCTTTCAAAATAGGCTTCTGCCATTAAAAGATAAATTCCGCCTTTACGGTCAAGGTTGTTCCTGGATTGAGTTATTGGTGTGGCATAAGCAATCAGCTCATCATATTGCTTTTGTCTGTAATAAAGCTCAGAAAGCATATAAGGCACTTTGCTTTGATAGACTTGATACCTGTCTGCTTGTTTAAAATCCGCAATGGCCTGATCATATTTTCCCTGCTGAAGGGCTACATAACCTCCATAGTAATATCCATCAGCAGTATAGGAAGTCTGCATCTTCTTAACCGGATCAAAATACCTTGCCGCATTGGCATAATCTTTCAGCTGAAAATAAGCGTACCCTGTCTTGAAATAAACCTTGGAGCGCTCTTCCAAACTGATCACATCGACATTGACCTTATTATAATGTCCAATCGCATCCTTATAATGACGCTTTTCAAAATAATAATCACCCAGTAAAAACGCCGCTTCATTGGCTTTGGGGTCAGTGGGATAATTGTTGGTGATGTTTTCTACAAGAGATGGGCCATCCGGATTGTCTGTTCTCAAAGCTGACACAGCGTGGTAATAGTCTACATCAATACGCTGTGAAGGGCTTAAATCTTCATCTTTTAGGTTTTCAAACTCCAGTTTTGAAGCACTGTATTGGTGTTTATCAAAAAGCTCAAAGGCATCATCTATCTTCTTGTCAATACCTGATTGGTATAAGCTTGATTGGGCATTGACCTGATAAATACAGCCGGTGGTCAGCAATAATAGTAATGTCTTTCTCATGGTAAAGTTCGCAAACTAATGCATCAATTTGAATATGAGTTCTTTAAGAATTTCCGCCTCACTCATTCCATTGGCATCGATACCCTTAGAACGTAAATCCGCTTCTTTCAAATATCCTATATTATCAATAACCTTGCCTATTGGATAGTTTTTCGAAGCAATCATATATTCTTTCATAAAAAAAGGATTGACTTTTAGCTTACCTGCCAGCTCCCTTTCTCCTAGTTTCCTATTGGAATGCACCAATAACAGCCTGGAAAAATGCAGGTATAAAAGGGCTATTATAGGAATCAATGGGTTTGACTTAGGGTTTTGACTAAAATGGTTAATGATCTTATTGGCCTTCAATACATCCCTAAAACTCAAAGCTTTGGTCAGCTCAAAATTATTATAATCCTTGTTGATCCCGATATATTGTTGGATATGATTACTGTTGATCTGAATAGGTTCACTAAAATTGATCAACATCTTGTCTATCTCATTGGTCAACACTTCGAGATTGTTACCAATAGATTCAGCAATGATCTGACAGGCCTTTGGTTCTATGGTAAAATCCTTACTTTTCAGATAGCCATCTATCCAAGGCGATAGTTTGTATTCAGGGACCTTATCAGATTTTACCAAGACTGCTTTCTTATCCAAATCCTTGGCTAGGGCTTTCCTTCCATCCAATACCTTGTATTTGTGCGCAAACACCAATATGGTACTTGGCAAAGGATTGGACAAATAATTGATCAGTAGACTGTCACCTGCTTCCTTTCCTAAGTCTGGTAAGTTTTGTGCCTCTTTGACGATGACTACTTGGCGTTCTGCCATCATGGGAAACCGTCTGGCATTGGTCAACACTTGGTTCATGCTAGCATCCTTACCATACATCATGATTTGGTTAAATCCCTTTTCATGTTCTGGAATAGCGTGCTTTTCAATATAATTGGTAATCTGATCTATAAAATAAGGCTCGTCTCCCTGTAAAAAATAAACGGGAGCATATTTCCCGCTTTTCAACTCCTTTAAAACTGCTTCAGGTTGGTTTGGCATAATTCTATATTTCTACTCAAATATAAAAATTATTGGCATGATAGAAATAATATACAGCCATTATACTATGATATTTAACAATTAAACAAAAGTCAACACACATGAATAAAATTCAATTAAAAATGTAATGAATTTCAGTAGGGAATAAACTTCTTCATGACATAGCCTGTTAAGTATAATGTTATTAATTTTGAACAAAATAAAAAAACAAATACATCGTGAGTGATATTAATCAGGGTATCTCCTATTATAAAGAAGGTAAATTTGAAGAGGCATTGGTTATTTTCGATCAGTTGATCAAGCAAAGCCCAAAGGAACCGATTCTACTGCTTCATAGGGGAAGAATCCTTTCCAGGCTTGGAAAACTTGAAGCTTCCTTGACAGATTTTGACCTGCTTATTGAAATAGACAATTTCAATCCGGATTATATCAGTGACAGGGCCGTAGTACTTCATTTGATGAAAAGAAATGAAGATGCCTTAAAGGAATTGGACAGGGCACTGAATCTGGACCCTAATAATCCTTACAGGTACTCGAGCCGCGCTTTTCTGAAAGACCGTGCCGGAGATTTAGAAGGAGCTATTGCTGATTATGAAAAGGCCATTGAGCTAGATCCGGAAGATGCAGTTTCTTACAATAATAAAGGACTTGTTGAAGAGAAATTGGGTTACAAGAAACAATCCAAATCCAGTTTTCAAAAAGCTGATGATTTGATAGGCTATCAACCCAAAGAATATAAAAGCACCGCGACACCAAAAGAAAAAGAGCACAAAGACCAGTCACCGCCAATCACTTCTTCTAAACAGGATGAAGAAAGGGCCAACAAGTCTATTTCATTTAAAGATTACTGGAAAACCGTTGCCAAGGTTCTTGGTGATAAAAACACAAGGACTGAGTTTTTTGATTTTATCAAATCAAAATTCGGAAATAAAAAGTAATCAAACCTTTTTGACGACCAGAAGTGGTTTATTGATAAAATAAGACATCTTTCTTGACAAATTACTTGTAAAAAGCTGGTCAAACCAGCTTTTTTTCTTGCTCAGAGTTACCAAAATGTCCCCTTTGGCAACGACCAAATAATTCTCCAGTCCCAAGCTAGGCTCATCACGATAGGTCTTCAATACATAACTCATTTTTTCGTAGCGAATAAATGGCTTGATCTCTTCAACCATGGTTTGGTGTAAGGCTTTATCTATGATTTTATTCTTTGTTCCCACATGGACAATATCAATTTCACTATCAAAATGGCCAGCCATTTCCACTACTTTTTGAATGGCCAGCTTATCCTCCTCTAAATAGTCCGTTGCATAAACAAATTTTCTTGGGGGCTTAAAGAATACCTTGCGGGGAACGATCAATACATCCCGGTCAGCTTGGTCAATCACCTGACTTGACCGAGATCCTATAAAATTGGTTTTGATATCATTCACACCCTCTGTCCCCATGATAATCAAATCAATATTTTGCTCCTCAGCATATTTAATGATCACGGGAACAGTCTTCCCTTCCCTGATTTCCGCTTTACATGAGTTAATCCCTTTGTCTGAGCATTCTAGCAGTACCTCATTGACCAGATTATCCATCTTCTTTTGGACAAAGTCCAGAAGCTCTTCCTTTGGTTTACGGAAAAGCTTCCTGTAATCATCCATATCAGGAACATGAAACAGGGTTAAATCTGCATGGTATTTTTCAGCCATTTTTGCCGCATACTCAATAGCATTTAAAGAACATTCCGAAAAATCTGTAGGACATAAAATTTTAAAAGTACTCATATAAAATCGGGGTTTATTTATTAATAACCTCTTTCACGGTCAATCTGATTGACCAATGGTCTATTTTCTTTCAGTCTCCTATAATTCTCAATTATCTGAGGAGCCGCTGCCTTAGGATTGGTTACACTGGCTATATGTGGAGTAAAAGTAATTTTAGGATGTCTCCAAAACTCATGTCCTTCCGGTAAGGGTTCCTTCCTGAAAACATCCAATAGTGCCCCAGAAAGTATGCCTTCATCTATGGCAGGAATCAAATCCTCTTCTATGAGGTGCTGCCCTCTCGCCACATTGATCAAGTAGGTACCTTTATTACACTTCCTAAATAAATCTGCATTTAAAACCCCATCCGTTTGCGGTGTCAAAGGTAGTAAACAAACCAATACATTGATCTGTTTGAGAAATTCTCCCAATTGATCACCATAGAAGTACGGAAATTTAAAATTTTTCTTTGGCCTATTTCCATAACCCAACACCTCAAAGCCCATATAATCCAATTTGTCCAAAACATCTCCTCCCAATTCACCTACTCCTAGCACACCGATTTTGACGGGTAGTTCAGGCTGATTCATATCCCATTTCTGGTTTTCCTTATCTGCCAAAAACCGTTGAATTTGACGATGGTAATTTAGCACCCCCATCACCACATAATTGGTCATGGAAAAAGTCAGTTTGGGATCCACGATCCTACAAATTGCAATGGATTTGTCTATATTTTCGTCACCTAAAATATGATCCACCCCGGCTCCCATTGAGCAAATTAATCTTAAATTTTTGAATTGGGCCAGAGTTCCCTTAGGATGCTGCCATACCATGGCCACAGTTACTTCATTTGGATGCCTAATTTCCGGATAAATCTCCAAGGAAATATCCGGCGCTTCCTTTTTGAATATTTCTAACCAAGGACTTATATCTCTGCTCGGGGAAATAATTGCTAAAC is from Echinicola marina and encodes:
- a CDS encoding bifunctional folylpolyglutamate synthase/dihydrofolate synthase, with product MNYQETLDYLFNALPMFQRIGAAAFKKDLSNTIKLCEHLGNPQNKFKSIHVAGTNGKGSSSHAIAAVLQESGYKVGLYTSPHLKSFTERIKINGKEISTDKVVEFVAEHKGYLDELKPSFFEMTVGLAFKHFADEKVDYAVVEVGMGGRLDSTNVLQPELCLITNIGLDHTQFLGNTLEQIAVEKAGIIKSKIPVVISQSQEETKPVFSEIANERSSPIYFADENYFVSFKGLINDGLLSEYQVFNNNRKSFVSIDLLGRYQSKNLAGVLMCIELLRDQGLAIGDKHIQKGLAHASKITGLKGRFQKLQEAPLVYCDTGHNVDGIGMIVSQILEMDFRKLHMILGMVNDKDITKVLELLPKDADYTFCQANIPRALEAEQLKEQAERQGLKGAVIKDVNKALAEAIKKADKKDLIFVGGSTFVVAEIDNL
- a CDS encoding energy transducer TonB — its product is MEVEGINKEELDSKKKATIITIIVNVLVLVAIYFIVVWRPPVPPMAQFGLELNLGFTDTGSGNEQTDTPPSESTEINTDSPAPGNPVEQVTEPIQPAVQPQPEPATKPKPSESKSSLETKSNVASPLKGAEKTTEAVKETNKPEESTKPVTEPVEKNEEKVEEKIEEKVEEKPKIDQRAIFGAAGNKGTSTQASAGSNQGNSTQKGDEGNPEGTIDGRSILQSGGGNAGNGSGYNLDLAGWDFASKPNIQDRVSNRSGRIVFKIVVDDNGRIAQAIPLEYNVTNEVLAYYRGVVNKLNFKRKSGNPTAEYSEGKITFIIKVD
- a CDS encoding ExbD/TolR family protein — protein: MALQSKHKVDAAFSMSSMTDIIFLLLIFFMLTSSFITPSGLPVNLPSSEASDIVMQEVTVTVTKDLKYSVNDKIISREEIKSELTKLLKGKDGQVVLHIDKEVPVEYLVEIGGIAALLEANVSIATKPYK
- a CDS encoding MotA/TolQ/ExbB proton channel family protein is translated as MILLQTLSTNDSLVADSLSVMESSTESIGLMDLMIKGGYMMLPLYALFVLAIFIFVERLITLKKAAQTPKGMVDQVKMMVQTGDIGGAKMICQGEDTPVANMIAKGLDRIGSPLKNIEVAIENVGKIEIYKLEKNLSLLATVSGAAPMIGFLGTVAGMIRAFIGVAQEEGMVSPKLLSTGIYEAMITTATGLVVGIIAYLGYNYLVTRVSKLIHNMEYTTVEFMDLLQDKK
- a CDS encoding SPOR domain-containing protein codes for the protein MAKKDQDKHSKRKEEDKDFGLPEIKITPISSEEEQPEPKVTPVPEKKIEKEQTTEPVEKEKETPPAAIPVTSSQKEKVEAKEEKPEPKEEKNEAVPVAATSAGTSKSISEEKEEKSGSRAWIIILLIFLLGVIGYSIYYFTGDGDSKDVESYLTQDAEPISPSEPENVEEEVVEEVPADPVESAPEAPSLTRISEKGDSPRYLVTVGAFIDGDLAKDFSDRLNTKGYNTYIIQPGYGSSFYKLAIADFDNVVDATALINEEQANFEETLWVFKY
- a CDS encoding TonB-dependent receptor; protein product: MNKSLIIICLLLIGTASLSFAQENKGNERGEVTNAEFVIRKDRILNLPTRPRNFESAPNLPQPEGQGNFNYDVRDFFFTLDPSISELKPYQKRFSSTTQALNHGLVKLGYGNYQSPLAELHINNVESDYLNFGLFLKHLGFYEGPVDKENSAEDHTNFRLSASYFSEFFEVFGKLGYDRDRYHFYGYTPGTEVIADEIQQLFHTIYGQAGIRNIEKDDPVNYELKLGARLFNDDYDAREHEINFSGKTYYNFNDETKAGVDLAAFLTSPSDITYSDINRNYVKFSPYVKYQNESFEVKAGANLVVENDVYADKGNDFHIFPSIEASYNLQEEFALYASYIGDVKRNTYYGFALENPYLGPSEQLLNTIQKFKAEGGIRGSVEDAFTYKLGVAYGDYENMHFYGNSMNDSTRFQIVYDDTQVLNYTGSLGYSFGSQYQINASANYYHYMFEDDENTDFETGAWQKPKWEINVHNTFTPDDKWLIQAGLDMMGGIDVINFTGADNIDTLSPIIDLNAKVDYKITDRFSVFAHGNNLLNQKNERYWNYQSRGIQGIGGLTFKF